The Argentina anserina chromosome 5, drPotAnse1.1, whole genome shotgun sequence genome includes the window TGCTCAACTTTCTCTACCTTCACCGCCACCGAACCTTCCCAACCTTTCTCAGGCAAATCAGCTCTAAGAGCAAGAGTCAAGTCGGAATTTTTCGCCGGAAAATCAGCGCCGTCCGGCTGTTTCTTCTCCTTAACCTCGACGGAAGGTCCAGCTTCGCTGTCGGCGACAATCTTCTCCGGCGGCGCTTCGATCTTAACCTTGTGTTCACTCAAAGCGACCACCTTTGGGGATTCACTGGGCTGGTCAGCTTCAaaattagggttagggttagaGGAGGTAGCGGCGGAGGCGGAGCGGTGGCGGGAGAGGGCTTTGGAGCGACGGCTCAAAAGGGATTTGAAGTCTTTGATTGAGATTTCGGGGGTCGGCATAAGCCACCGGCGAGGGACGTCGGGGATCCGGTGGAGGTTTCCTCTGTATAGTGAAATCGCCACCATTTTTGTCAGttggtttttttgtttctccGATTTGTGGTTTCTGAGTTTTAtgcatttttcaaattttggtAGGAATAAAAAAGGTCAATGAGAGGAAAGTGTTCGAAAGCGAAGCCGCTTTTAGAAAAAGCACTTTTGTGGTGAAGTTGTGGGGAACAGGTTAAAAACCATTAATTTGGGTAAAACAGATTAGAAGGAAAACACCTGGAATCATTTCCAATGTGGTTCAATTCGActctattttaaattaattcgAAAACATTGATTTAATAGATGAAATCGTGGATTATAATATGAATTTAGTAAAGATAATTAGTTAAAGTGACGGTTGAgactgtacatatatataaattatatatataaattatatcgGTTTAATATTTACCTTATTCATTTTTAAAAAAGTCTTGTGTTCATTTGATGATTATCTTATTTGATTCaagataaaaaataatttttcttctatGAACCTGTGAAATGGGGATAGTAGAGCAATTGAACAAGATTAACACATACGAAATGCATGAAGTCACAAACATGTTCGCACGTTTCTGAGTCATTTATTGAAACTAAGCACATACACAAAATCATAATCAAGAGGAGAAGAGATTTTATCACTGAAAGTTACGAGCTAGTTTAACCGCATCAGGGACATATAAAGTCGCAGCAGATCGCCTTTCAGGCTCTTCTTATTCTGAGGTTAAAGCAAATTTCTATTGCAATTTTGCTACTGATCACATCAGTAGTAGAATGGTTCTTCCAGAAGTAGTTCAGGAAACTCCAAGAACAAGTCCTTCTCTTTGGCTACCATGGCTTCCACAAAAGAACTGTCACACTGATCACCTGCAGCCTCTACTTGATTGCTTGACATCCCATAACTGATGCCCTCATTTTCAGTTTGTGCCTGGTTGAACATGCCTTTTGATGAAGACTCGGCCATATCATTTTGCATAGGTGCTTGGTCCCAAATTCCACCTTGTTGTGTTACGCCGCGAGCATCATCACTTGGCACAAATGCGTCTGCTAAGAGAAAATCACTCCATCCAAAGGCCAGAGGTGACTTCTCTTGCACGGCAGCTGATGAACAAGTAGACGAGGATGAAGATGTTAACGAGCATTCGCTGTAGAAATTGATAGGGGAGGGAACAGGGTTGGTGCTTGTGGTGGAGTTTGAGACCTCTGTCACATATCTCATTGCTTGCAGCTGTGTGAGAAGATCATAAGGTTGGTAGTACTTGAATTTGGTGCTGCTCGAGTCTTGCATTGGTTCGATTTTGGTTGTTGGCACCAAATGGCTGTTGTTAAAGTTTGATGAGCCTGATGTGTATGCTTCTGGTGACTTCATCAGCATTGCACTTTTCAGGTCCTTGTTTGGAGAAGGACCTATACCGATGCGCATTACAGATTTGGGTAGTCCACTGATGTTTCCATAGTCAGCTAAGATCTGAGAGAATGGCCTGTGAGTAATTGGATCAATTCCCATATCTTGGAGCTTCTTTTTCAGCTTTGTGTTCCAGTACGTCTTCACATCATTGTCTGTCCTTCCAGGAAGTTGTTGAGCTATTATAGGCCACCTACACCAGAAATAGCCATGACATGTTATCAATATAAGAAGAGAAGTAGGCTATTGAAGAACAAACGAGAACAATAAAGGTATCCAAAATGAAGCACATCAAGGAAATGTTCAATAAAAGACACAAATGCATCGAGTCTGTAATGTATTAAACTCGGAATTGAATACGAATACGACTCAAATCAGATGCCATAGAGATTATAAGTATATATAGTCTAGAACAACAGCAGTATAGATCAAATTTATAAGCGTGTGCTTAAGTCACTAGCGCAGAAATACAAGGCAATAATGTTGCTGTATGTCAATTATATGAAAACCAGAAGAATCAATATAAACTTACCTGCTACCAATGGTTGCATGAAGCCTAACAATCAATTCTTCCTCTTCGGGTGTGAAGGTTCCAATTTCATTCTTCAGATTAGCCCTCAAGTAATTACTCCACCTAGGCCTGCAACTCTTCCCACATCTATTAAGTCCTGAAAACAGAATCAATCTTGCATTTTGTTAATTAGCCTGGGAATGTAGTATACATAATACATGCAACTATTTAATGATTTCACACCCCCAAGAAATTATGGACCAACAAAAGAAATAGCCTCCAACTAAAACCTGCTTTCTTCGGAACAGAATTCCAGTTACTAATCCCATTCTTGGACATATGAGCAACTAGATTTGAATCATCCTCTTCAGTCCAAGTGCCCTTCTTCACATTGATCACTTTGTCAGAACAAGCAGGAGGTCTTCCCATCTTATCTGTTAGTCCAAAATTTcacttaaaattttcaaaaaccaTAAAACAGAAACAAGATAACAAGGCCGCAAACAAAAAGCAAATCAAAATGTAGTTTGATTGTAAGAGATTTTAGATCATGAGAAAGAGGAAAGGTGTTGGTTTGAAGTATAACAAGCGTGGGACTATTTGAGGCATAAAAAGCATGAGGCATTTGCTTCCATTTAACATTTGCATGATGAAAAAATGCATCAGctaaatcaaataaaaatcaagCTTACCATTACTCACAGGCTTGGATCGCTCTTAGTATGGTTCGAATTGGGTGAATTATTCGGTTAAGCATAGATTAAATCTAAGAAAAATTGCATAAACAATTCATTGTTTAGAGTAGTCTTCCTTTTGTGTAAAAGAAAATGACTTCATACTATTTCagcttttgagttttgatgaTCAAAAGTTTGATGATACAACAACTACGTTAAACAAAAATCATTCAACTAATCAAATAGTTAACCCAAACCATGCATATGATCGAGTTAGCCACAAAGAGAAGAAATATATCTTACCGATTATTGGAAATTTTTCTCTGTCAAGTATACTTCGTGAGGGATTAGTATTTTTCATCCTAAGATGTTAATGATATGAAAAGCTATTAAATAGACAAAACCTCATTCGTCATTGAGTAATTATTGGTAGAAAAAGTTCGTAATTTACCCTCCTAAACTTATCTAGTATCCACCATCCCAACTCATTCCTACAAGATTACACCATATATATCTCAGTGCATGCACTTAATTACGCCTTAAACGAAGCTACTCAAATGATTATCAACATCCTGGAAATTTCATATGAAACACTATTCAATGGAGAAAACCTCATCCATCTTTGAGTAATTATTGGTAAAACTAATTTGCAATTTACTCTTATAAACTAATATCCAGCATCCCGCTCATTTGCCCTAATCAAAGCTACTCAAATGATTACCTGCATCCTGGTAATTTCATAGAAGTTATTTTCCATCTTAAGTACGTGTATGGAAAACTTTAGTTGTGGCACAACTATAGGTTGTCCAACACAACATTACCCCAATCCCATATATTGCTCCTAGCTTTGGGCTTTCTCCCGTATTggatttgaaaataaaaaaatatgaacaactGGTTGtataaaacagaaaacaaattaaaagccACTGGGCAAGCAAAATTCCCACAGGCCATATCCCCAAGCTTACAGGTTGTAAGAAGTACAACTGTGAAAGGAAAAACCAACAATCAAACACAAAGCTGATGGACATCATCAGGTTGTAAATCACCTTTACCTCAATTCCTAGTCTTCACTATCTATTGCCTTCTCAAAGTACCACGTAGGAAGTGATCAACTTTGGGGTGAGAAGTCGATTTGGCATCTAATCCAGTAATTCAGAATGACGAAACGCTAGTTTCATTAGAAGAAAATGGCAATTTTTTCCCCGCCACCAAATTAAATTGGAATTTAGTCTTCCTTAATTTTGGTTGTAACATCATTCATTACAAAGGGAAATACTGCCATTCTGAAGAAGTTTCttgcttattttatttttgaggaTATATTGGGACTAGACATACCACATAAATATAGATAATTGAAGAATTCCAAGGGCCCAAGGCTAAGAGACAAGCTCGACTATGCATCATTATATCAATCTATTACTCTATAATATATAGATTTTGACATTGCGATTGGCTTACATTACCGGAGTATATTAGATTCTGGTGCATAATTTTAGTCGTCAAGCTTTCAGCTTTGTCGATTTTGCATCAGAAACAACCCGGAAACATGTGGCACACAGCTAATACAAGCTTTTGGCTTTTCAGCCTCAAATTTTAAAACCCAACTTTCCAGAGTATGAGACTTGTTGGGAGAGGGCATATACTGTTCCATCCCCACCAAACTAAAACTCCCAAGTTCATGCATGTACCTAATCATACTTGTGTATAATTTCAATTGAGGTTACATGTTTTCTGCAGTAAATTAATTAGAGCCCTCCCTAGTAGTTCCTTAATAGCATACTCATTGAGTCATTCACTGATTCAACTTAACACTTTAATTCAGAGATATATATTAATAGATTAAATTACTCATAAGAATTTGAGATACCCGTTAACTTTGTTCGGTTCGTGACTTTATGTTGATAGAAATATGTAGTTGAATACTTATTCAGTTATTCATCAGAGTTTGTAGAGCTAGTGGGTTAGTGGCGCTCCGACGTAAGCCACAGTCGAGTTGAGTGGTGCAACTTTCCTTTTTGGTAAATTGGAGTTGAGCTAATTCAATGGTAGGTTGATTGCAATGCAAGAATTAATGCGAGTATATTCTTCTTTCTAACAAGGGGTGGTTCTTAATTAGTCAAATATTAATCATCCAATATTGTCACTTGGTGTCACATTGAACATAAAAATCCTTTCAATGTTCATAACATATATGGTTTAATCATACCTTACTAATGGGGCTAGTCCATTTGTTTCAGTTAGCtattgaaaatttaaaatggTTGAGCGTACACTTTTAAAATGTTTCCAGATAAGTAGTTCAACTGCTTCATTGAATTCTCAGGATATTCTTCAGTTAGTTTTGATATGGGATGCTTAATTAGTAGTGTCAAGGCGGGGCACCTGACCCGGCCAAATTTGCGACATCTACAAAGTTATAATGCAAATTAATGTGTTTGTTGCCGAGTcgaatcaaaatataattgacATCGATCACTGTCTTCATTCCAAAAGGCCTTTAATTTGAACCTCGCGATAATGAGATGTGCATAATAATATAGTGTTTGTCATATTCTATATAGTTGGTTGGCGATATTTGCTTGTTCTCTTTACAAAGTTTAAGATATAGGATTACCATTTGCATAAAAGGACCCTTTTCTAAAGCATTAATTTTCCCTAGTTAAACAAATAAGATTACCAGAGGTCTTTTTTCTATAATTCTAGCTTTACCCTTAGTTAATCGTCTAATCGACTAGTGTGTACAGAGTTGGTGAATTTTAAATTGTTAACTAGTAAAGGTAATCACCTCTcctcaatatataaattaccGTCATTAAATAGAAACAAGAGATATGTTATGATGTTAACAAGATTGAAAGTGATCGCTTGCAACATTTAATTTAATGACATCGTATcgattttgtaaaataattatatatcagatttattaatttttaatttaatttaatatatttataaacatatacttcaaaatataccatataaacttgaaaaattaaaacttatactTCAAAATGTACCAATTTATTTTTTCGAAGTACCAATTTAaacttgagaaagaaaaatatctgattgttttgacaatatACATAAATAATACTAATTACTAAGTACAAACTAATGAATTAGATGATTTTTAGCTTTCAAGGGAGTGGCCGCAAAAGGCAAAAAGTCGACTCAATTTTGGCAAAAAGTCGTGCTAATCTTTAGTCTGTTACAATAGTAATTAGGGGCTAACTAGGATCATTATGAAATAATATCTCTTAAGCTTGAACGTATCCTGTTTTGAACAATCCCGTATCTGATAATGGTCGACATGTGTGATTATTGATCGATGGAGAAATGTGAGCTGTACGTGCGTTCAAACTGATTAACAAGCTGGTCACGCCGAGTTGTTTGAATATTAATATGCATACCCCAGAATTTGAGCAACTCGTTTTCCATCTCGATCGTATAATTTGGAGCTTAGATTAGTTATATGAGAAAAGAACAAAGTCGAACGAGTTGGAGTACGTACGTAGTACGTAGTCTGAATATTTTTGGTTACCGAAAGCATGCGGTTCGGACGTACACACCTGTCTCTGAAgatgggtttagggtttactCCATCTCTGGTATTGCCAAATGCCACCGTAAACTTGGAACTTGCATGTCAAGTCACTCAAGTGCATGCATCAGCAATCGGCACTACTATATCTGCAGAAAATGAGGATGGAGTTCGTCAGCTTGGTTTCTCGATGATGATCGGATCGGAGTAAGTGATGAATGAGTGTGATCGAGTCACAGCTAGCCAGCTTGCCGCTATATATGGTGGACTTTTCTACAAAGATATCGCATGTCGCAACAGAAGCATCACCACTCGCTAGCTAGACATTGCCACAAATTTGATACTTGCCATGCATGACGTTGCATACATGTCTAAATAATATTGAAACTCCCCGCCAGCTAGCTAGACGAGTTGTGCTGTACTTAAAATGAGTTTGTTTTTGCCGTTATGCCCTGTCTGTCTCTCGCATAGCTTTGTTTCTGTTCCAAGAACATTTTCCTGAATTGTGGGACGGCTTTGATCCTAATCATGGCGCTTTGGCATTTGAATTTGTTTTTACAATGCCATATaggttaaaacttaaaagagaGAGCACCGTGGGATGTTGGTACGTGATGATTTGTTATTTCTTAAGAATGATATGAGATTCTGAGGTTAAAGTGATGATTAGATTGAGATGAAAGTGTGATCGATCGATCGATTAATCGTGTATATAAAAAGAGTAGTTAACATCTAACCACCTAGTACCAACCAAATAGAAGTTTTTGAGTTTAGCCTCTGCAATTTCTTTCCCCATCGTCTTAGCATTCTCACACTTAATTTGTTGATTATAGAGTTAATTATAGAACTATAGAGTTCTGCAATCAGAATAATACTTGTGTTCTTTTGAGTTGCATAATAATTATTAACCTCGTTCTCGTGCGATGCACGTGTTTGTGAACCGTAATCGTGCATCACACTAGCTATTTGTTAATAGAAGAAAAATGTCAAAAtcatttgtaattttttttgcaAAAGTGAAATTTTTTGTGTAATTATGTTCGATACGAAAATTTATGAGTATAAAagattaatattttatttatattttacaGTTTTAACCCtcattaatttcttttattttaggAGATCGCATCTTTACATGGATAATATAGGAAATTCAATTTTTTAGTAAAACTGCTGACACTAAAATCAGGCTTCCAATTATAGTAGTggagattaaaataaaattagaatcataaaataaaaatcgatTGATGATATACATTAatgattattttcttttgtataagGATTGTAAGTTTACACATCAAATGAGCTATATATGATCTACGATCAAGTCAATAATCGGTTTCTTATAGATTCTTGTAATCCAACTTCATCGGAGATCCGTAATGACAACTAGATACCTTGTGCAAATTTTCTGTTAAATCTAAAATATGGCATGCTCCGAATTTCTCGATAGCACATATCGGTAAGTGGTAACCTTCTCAAATGTAGGCACTAATCTACTTTAACCGCAAAACAACTCCAATTTAACCCGCAGTTAATCACTCTAGTTAATAGTAGAATAATCAGTCCTTCAAGTTCTGGCAAGTGGCAACTAGTGTGCTTACTAGGTCCAACACCCCACCTCCAATTATATTAATATCtacgtgtgtttcttcaaactCAGAATTATCGAGATTCCGTTTTAAACCAGAAGCATCCATCTCTCtcccttttgttttttttttttcaaaacaaaaaattgttgCTTTCTGATCTTCCTCAACTAAAAAAAGCCGTTGTTTTCCACCGACCTTCAAAAActtctccttcttcctcctcaACCTCTTGACGCGTCTCTCATTCTTGGGGACCCTGCTCGACCTGGGAACCTCAAATTCGAACCAAAGACTCGATTTTTACCACCGCCCAGATTCCAAAGggcttcatttcttttttacaTCAAAAGCTTTGTTGTTCTTGGCTGAGATTATTATGAGGCGGCCCAAATTGGACCGATGCGGCGCCGTTTTGACGAGGCAAAGATCGGTTCAGATTCTCGTGGGTATTGCCGTTCTATATCTGCTTCTAGTCACTGTGGAGATTCCCTTTGTTTTCCGAACCGGGTTCAGCACCATCTCGCCGGATAGCTTGACCCGACCCGACAGGCTGCACAGCCGGGAAGCCGTGGAGGAGAAAGAAGCCCCGACCCGCCCGCTCCAACGAGTCTCGCTGAACTCGAACCAGCCGACTCAGAGTCAGAGCCGCCGACCCGGCGAGTCCAATGTGGTCTCGGGTCTGGTGTTCGACCCGAAGACGTTCGATTCGGAGCTCTACAAGTCGGCGAAGGTTGCTTGGGAAGTCGGCAAGAAGGTCTGGGAGGAGCTGAAGGCCGGGAAGGTCCGGGTCGCGGAGGAGCGGGTGGCCGGAAATGGATCGGAGCCGTGCCCGCATTCGATCACGGTGACCGGGTCGGAGTTTTCGGAATCGGGTCGGGTCATGGTGTTGCCGTGTGGGCTGACGTTGGGGTCGTATATAACGCTGGTGGGCCGGCCCAGGGTGGCGCATGAGGAATCGGAGCCGAAGATTGCGCTGGTTAATGAGGGACAGTCGGTGATGGTGTCTCAGTTTAAGGTTGAGTTGTTGGGTTTGAAGACAGTGGAGGGTGAGGACCCACCGAGGTTGTTGCATGTCAATCCGAGGTTGAAGGGGGATTGGAGTGGCACACCTGTGATTGAGCTCAACACTTGTTATAGGATGCAGTGGGGATCGGCGCAGCGCTGCGAGGGCTGGAAGTCCAAGGCCGATGAGGAAACCGGTGAGTGTGGATGATTGGTTGTAGTATTGTGTTGCTACTCTCTGCATTTTTGATAAGAGAAATGTGTTAATGCTGTTGACTTGGTTTATGGTGGATTGAATTGTTTGCAATTAGTAGTTTGGAATAGGGAATTGGTCAATGTGTGTTGTGTGGTGTTTGGTAGGAGAAGAGGAATCAGGTTTAGTGTGTGTCATGGCTTGCTTAATGATCAAGGCTCGGAGAAGATATGAGTGATTATGCATGTTGCGGTTATTAAATGTGCAAGGGTGATTAGCAGattgtttccttctttcctGCATAGAAAGATTTGTTTTTGGGTGTTGCCTTattgtatttgttgtttttggattatttttttttaccatatattCTTCATATTTATTGTGACACTGGCCAGTTGTGTAATTTGTTAGCCTGGTTTTAGTTGATGGGCAGGTGAAGTGTGAGAAGTGGATTCGGGATGATGACAATCGCTCGGAAGAGACCAAGGCAACATGGTGGTTGAGCAGGCTAGTAGGCCGGACCAAAAAGGTGACTGTTGACTGGCCATACCCGTTTGGAGAGGAGAAACTGTTCGTTCTTACTCTCACTGCTGGCTTGGAGGGTTATCATGTTAATGTTGATGGGAGGCATGTCACCTCTTTTCCTTATCATAATGTGAGTAATTTCTGCTGCTATTTGACTTCATAGGGAGTTTGGACGTTCTTTCTAAGAATTTTTCAACCTTGACAGGGATTTTCTCTTGAGGATGCCACTGGGCTTTCTCTAAGTGGAGATGTTGATCTGCAGTCTGTATATGCTGCTTCTCTTCCAACATTCCATCCAAGTTTCGCACCACAGAAGCATCTTGAGATGTCACCCATCTGGCGTGCCCCACCAGTTCATAATGGGGAAGTCGAACTCTTCATTGGTATCCTTTCTGCAGGCAACCATTTTGCTGAGAGGATGGCCGTAAGGAAGTCTTGGATGCAACACAGTCTTATCAAATCTtcaaatgtggtagctcgattcTTTGTAGCACTGGTAAGTGTGGCAAGGATACTTTaataatttcttcttttttcattcGTTGATATTACATGTCTTTTTGTGGAGTTTCTCAATCTTTGCCATCCTTGGTCAGCATTCCAAAACAGAAGTGAATGTTGAGCTAAAGAAAGAAGCAGAGTTCTTTGGTGATATTGTCATAGTGCCTTACATGGATAACTATGACTTGGTTGTCTTGAAAACTGTAGCCATTTGTGAATATGGGGTGAGTTCTTTAATAAACCCATAAATGAAGGCATCacattgttgattttttttttaaatgaattcTGATGCAATGTTATTGCTTTGCTTTGCTTTCAGGTTCGCACAATGTCTGCCAAGTACATTATGAAATGCGATGATGACACATTTGTTAGAGTGGATGCTGTTATCCTTGAAGCAAGTAGAGTTCCAAAGGGGAGAAGCTTGTATGTGGGGAACATAAACTACTATCATAAGCCTCTGCGCTATGGAAAATGGGCTGTAACATATGAGGTACTTAAGCTTTTGTTGCTGATATCCTTATTATGGAATAGTTATCCTCCCTTAATTCCTCTAAAATTCTGTAGTTGAAGAATTTTAATCATGTTGCTAAAACTCAGCTGTATGTCTGCAGTATTCACTTGTCAAAATGTTGTCTGGTTGACGGCTGCATAGGTTTGATATTAATACCGAGTCATTCACTTTCCATTTTCTTGTATCAGGAGTGGCCAGAAGAAGATTATCCGCCTTATGCAAATGGACCAGGTTACATTTTGTCATCTGACATTGcaaaattcatcatatccgAGTTTGAGAGTCGTAAATTAAGGGtaagtaaaaaaaacatacttgCTTGATAATGTGATGGAATGCTTTAGTTGATTATAAACAATCTGAGCTGTGTTGCAGTTGTTCAAGATGGAAGATGTGAGTATGGGAATGTGGGTCGAGAAGTTCAACAGCTCAAAGCCAGTAGAGTACATGCATAGCTTGAAGTTTTGCCAGTTTGGATGCATAGAAGGTTATTTTACAGCTCATTATCAATCTCCAAGGCAGATGATCTGCATGTGGGATAAATTAAAGAAGCTCGGAAGACCCCATTGCTGCAGCATGAGATAGCACCAACTGTCACACTGGTTACCAGTCATCTTGATAATCTAGGAGAGAACATGGAAGTTTTGCTTGCAGTTATAGCATGATGAACATAGATTGTATAGTCTTTTTTAGGACAGGGCAGGTTCGTTCATCATACCTAGGTCCCCTGTACAAAGAAATCTGCCTTCCAGAAAATTCTTTTCATTGTTTCTCTCGCTCGCACTTTGCTTTGTTTTTTGATCCGAGACTGAGGttgggaagatgatgatgatggagaggaagaggaagaagaggtcGACAAGATGGTTTAGGGAACGGTTGAGCACAAGTTCCGGCCAGGTGCtaatatttaaattttgaaCTACAGCAAACAGATGGAaatgaatatttatttatattcaaAGTCTGTTACCCATTTGGTTCAttattttaagtcacatggaCATTGATCACCAGAATCTACTACATACTGATCCTTGTTCGGTCACACTGTCAAGTAGTCTCATTTTCAACCTGTAAAAGTTtggtttcaaattttcaataagCTAATACAGAAAGACGAGAAATGGCCAGCGCAATCTTTGCTGTACTCTG containing:
- the LOC126795274 gene encoding transcription factor MYB35-like; the protein is MGRPPACSDKVINVKKGTWTEEDDSNLVAHMSKNGISNWNSVPKKAGLNRCGKSCRPRWSNYLRANLKNEIGTFTPEEEELIVRLHATIGSRWPIIAQQLPGRTDNDVKTYWNTKLKKKLQDMGIDPITHRPFSQILADYGNISGLPKSVMRIGIGPSPNKDLKSAMLMKSPEAYTSGSSNFNNSHLVPTTKIEPMQDSSSTKFKYYQPYDLLTQLQAMRYVTEVSNSTTSTNPVPSPINFYSECSLTSSSSSTCSSAAVQEKSPLAFGWSDFLLADAFVPSDDARGVTQQGGIWDQAPMQNDMAESSSKGMFNQAQTENEGISYGMSSNQVEAAGDQCDSSFVEAMVAKEKDLFLEFPELLLEEPFYY
- the LOC126793103 gene encoding hydroxyproline O-galactosyltransferase GALT6-like, whose protein sequence is MRRPKLDRCGAVLTRQRSVQILVGIAVLYLLLVTVEIPFVFRTGFSTISPDSLTRPDRLHSREAVEEKEAPTRPLQRVSLNSNQPTQSQSRRPGESNVVSGLVFDPKTFDSELYKSAKVAWEVGKKVWEELKAGKVRVAEERVAGNGSEPCPHSITVTGSEFSESGRVMVLPCGLTLGSYITLVGRPRVAHEESEPKIALVNEGQSVMVSQFKVELLGLKTVEGEDPPRLLHVNPRLKGDWSGTPVIELNTCYRMQWGSAQRCEGWKSKADEETVDGQVKCEKWIRDDDNRSEETKATWWLSRLVGRTKKVTVDWPYPFGEEKLFVLTLTAGLEGYHVNVDGRHVTSFPYHNGFSLEDATGLSLSGDVDLQSVYAASLPTFHPSFAPQKHLEMSPIWRAPPVHNGEVELFIGILSAGNHFAERMAVRKSWMQHSLIKSSNVVARFFVALHSKTEVNVELKKEAEFFGDIVIVPYMDNYDLVVLKTVAICEYGVRTMSAKYIMKCDDDTFVRVDAVILEASRVPKGRSLYVGNINYYHKPLRYGKWAVTYEEWPEEDYPPYANGPGYILSSDIAKFIISEFESRKLRLFKMEDVSMGMWVEKFNSSKPVEYMHSLKFCQFGCIEGYFTAHYQSPRQMICMWDKLKKLGRPHCCSMR